One window of the Geoalkalibacter sp. genome contains the following:
- a CDS encoding phosphoribosylanthranilate isomerase, with product MAGVRVKICGLTRLEDALHAVANGADALGFVFYAGSPRYVSPARAAAIIEALPPFVSSVGLFVNEAPQRINEIAEQCRLDLLQLHGDETPEACRLSGRRVIKALRVRDAASLAAAADYPVSALLLDAWVAGHYGGTGATFNWELAAAQARRGAVILAGGLTPDNVAAAIQVVRPFAVDVSSGVESAPGHKDPDKVAAFIRNAKAACLLGQ from the coding sequence ATGGCCGGCGTGCGGGTCAAGATCTGCGGACTGACGCGCCTTGAGGACGCCCTGCACGCCGTTGCCAACGGCGCCGACGCCCTGGGATTCGTTTTTTACGCTGGCAGCCCGCGCTATGTCAGTCCGGCCCGGGCGGCCGCGATTATCGAGGCGTTGCCGCCCTTTGTCAGCTCCGTCGGCCTGTTTGTCAACGAGGCGCCGCAACGGATCAACGAAATCGCCGAGCAGTGTCGCCTCGATCTTCTTCAGCTCCATGGCGACGAAACACCCGAGGCTTGCCGTTTGTCGGGACGCCGCGTTATCAAGGCGCTGCGCGTGCGCGACGCGGCGAGTCTCGCGGCGGCGGCCGATTATCCGGTCTCGGCATTGCTGCTCGATGCCTGGGTGGCGGGGCATTACGGCGGCACCGGCGCCACCTTCAACTGGGAGCTGGCCGCCGCCCAGGCGCGGCGCGGCGCGGTGATTCTCGCCGGCGGATTGACGCCGGACAACGTGGCTGCCGCGATACAGGTGGTGCGGCCCTTTGCCGTTGATGTGTCGAGCGGAGTGGAAAGCGCGCCGGGGCACAAGGATCCGGACAAGGTGGCGGCGTTTATCCGCAACGCCAAGGCGGCTTGCCTCCTCGGCCAATGA
- the trpB gene encoding tryptophan synthase subunit beta: MKDTPDQRGHFGQFGGRYVAETLMPALIELEEAYAAARRDPAFAAEFNDYLAHYVGRPSPLYHARRLSEHFGGARIYLKREDLNHTGAHKVNNTVGQILLARRMGKKRVIAETGAGQHGVATATVAALFGLECEIFMGKEDIRRQALNVFRMKLLGARVHPVVSGTATLKDAMNEALRYWVTHVRDTFYVIGTVAGPHPYPRMVRDFQAVIGRETREQMLEAAGRLPDVALACIGGGSNAMGMFYPFLQDSAVRLIGVEAAGLGMGSGKHAASISAGQVGVLHGNKTFLLQDEEGQILNAHSISAGLDYPGVGPEHAFLHEIKRAEYVAVTDDEALEAFQLITRLEGIIPALESAHALAYLKHLAPSLPREAIIALCLSGRGDKDMHTVAEAIGVEL, encoded by the coding sequence ATGAAAGACACACCAGATCAGCGCGGCCATTTCGGCCAGTTCGGCGGGCGCTATGTCGCCGAGACCCTCATGCCTGCGCTCATCGAGTTGGAAGAAGCCTACGCCGCCGCGCGTCGCGATCCCGCCTTCGCGGCCGAGTTCAATGACTATCTTGCGCACTACGTGGGGCGTCCCTCGCCTCTGTACCATGCGCGGCGGCTGTCCGAACACTTCGGCGGCGCGCGGATCTATCTCAAGCGCGAGGATCTCAACCACACCGGCGCGCACAAGGTCAACAACACCGTCGGGCAGATTTTGCTAGCGCGGCGCATGGGTAAGAAGCGGGTGATCGCCGAAACCGGCGCCGGCCAGCACGGCGTGGCCACCGCCACTGTGGCGGCGCTGTTCGGCCTGGAATGCGAAATCTTCATGGGCAAGGAGGACATCCGCCGCCAGGCCCTCAACGTCTTTCGCATGAAGCTGCTCGGCGCGCGGGTCCATCCGGTGGTCAGCGGCACCGCCACCCTCAAGGACGCCATGAACGAAGCCTTGCGCTACTGGGTGACCCACGTGCGCGATACCTTCTATGTCATCGGCACGGTGGCCGGACCCCACCCTTATCCGCGGATGGTGCGCGATTTCCAGGCGGTGATCGGCCGCGAAACCCGCGAGCAGATGCTTGAGGCCGCAGGCCGTCTGCCCGACGTGGCTCTGGCCTGCATCGGCGGCGGCTCCAACGCCATGGGCATGTTTTATCCCTTTCTGCAGGATTCCGCGGTGCGCCTGATCGGTGTCGAGGCGGCGGGGCTGGGCATGGGCAGCGGCAAGCATGCCGCGTCCATCAGTGCCGGGCAGGTCGGGGTTCTGCACGGCAACAAGACCTTTTTGCTGCAGGACGAGGAGGGGCAGATCCTCAATGCGCACTCCATATCCGCCGGTCTCGACTATCCCGGGGTCGGCCCCGAGCATGCCTTTCTCCATGAGATCAAGCGCGCTGAATATGTGGCGGTCACCGACGATGAGGCCCTCGAGGCTTTTCAATTGATCACCCGGCTGGAAGGGATCATCCCGGCGCTGGAGAGCGCCCATGCCCTGGCCTATCTTAAGCATCTCGCGCCGAGTCTGCCGCGCGAGGCGATCATCGCCCTGTGCCTGTCGGGGCGCGGCGACAAGGACATGCACACGGTGGCCGAGGCCATCGGTGTTGAACTCTAA
- a CDS encoding TrpB-like pyridoxal phosphate-dependent enzyme: MQTKILLNDSQIPKRWYNVIPDMPGEMAPVIHPQTGKPARPEDLTPIFPMALIEQEVSRERWIDIPEEVLKAYQLWRPSPLYRAHRLEAALKTPAKIYYKYEGVSPAGSHKPNTAIPQAWYNKQAGIRRLATETGAGQWGSSMALAASFFGLEVTVYMVRVSCEQKPYRKSLMEVWGAKVIPSPSQLTQVGRKILEQTPDTPGSLGIAISEAVEDAASHADTNYALGSVLNHVCLHQTVIGLEAMEQLRLVGDYPDVVLGACGGGSNFAGIAFPFVRDKVNGKQIRLVGVEPASCPTLTKGIYAFDYGDTAKLTPITKMYTLGHDFVPPGIHAGGLRYHGQSALVSQLLHEGVIEAVAYPQNACFEAALLFARQEGIVPAPESSHAIRGAVDEAIKAREEGRSRTILFCLSGHGHFDMSAYDAYLAGQLQDYAYPEESIRASLANLPRVEL; the protein is encoded by the coding sequence GTGCAGACCAAGATTTTGCTCAACGACAGCCAGATTCCCAAGCGCTGGTACAATGTGATTCCCGATATGCCCGGCGAGATGGCGCCGGTGATTCATCCCCAGACCGGCAAGCCGGCCCGTCCCGAGGATCTGACGCCCATTTTCCCCATGGCGCTCATCGAGCAGGAAGTGAGCCGTGAGCGCTGGATCGATATTCCCGAAGAGGTTCTCAAGGCGTATCAGCTATGGCGGCCCTCGCCGCTTTATCGGGCGCACCGCCTGGAAGCGGCGCTCAAAACCCCGGCCAAGATTTATTACAAATACGAGGGCGTTTCGCCGGCCGGTTCCCACAAGCCCAACACCGCCATCCCCCAGGCCTGGTACAACAAACAGGCCGGCATCCGACGCCTGGCCACGGAAACCGGCGCCGGTCAGTGGGGCAGCTCCATGGCCCTGGCGGCGAGCTTTTTCGGGCTGGAGGTCACGGTTTACATGGTGCGGGTGAGCTGCGAGCAGAAACCCTACCGCAAAAGCCTCATGGAAGTCTGGGGCGCCAAGGTCATCCCCTCGCCGAGCCAATTGACTCAAGTGGGGCGCAAAATTCTCGAACAGACGCCCGATACGCCGGGCTCCCTGGGGATCGCCATCAGCGAGGCGGTGGAGGACGCCGCCAGTCACGCCGACACCAATTACGCCCTGGGCAGCGTGCTCAACCACGTCTGCCTGCATCAGACCGTGATCGGACTTGAGGCCATGGAACAGTTGCGCCTGGTCGGCGACTATCCCGATGTGGTGCTGGGTGCTTGCGGCGGCGGCAGCAATTTTGCCGGCATCGCCTTTCCCTTCGTGCGCGACAAGGTCAACGGCAAGCAGATTCGCCTGGTCGGCGTGGAGCCGGCATCCTGCCCGACTCTGACCAAGGGGATCTACGCCTTTGATTACGGTGACACGGCCAAGCTGACTCCCATCACCAAGATGTATACCCTGGGCCATGATTTCGTGCCGCCCGGCATTCACGCAGGCGGCCTGCGCTATCACGGGCAAAGTGCGCTGGTCAGCCAGTTGCTGCACGAAGGCGTGATCGAAGCGGTCGCCTACCCGCAGAATGCCTGCTTCGAGGCGGCCCTGCTGTTTGCCCGCCAGGAAGGCATCGTTCCTGCGCCCGAGTCCTCCCATGCCATCCGCGGGGCGGTGGATGAGGCGATCAAGGCGCGTGAGGAAGGGCGTAGCCGTACCATCTTGTTTTGCCTCTCGGGACACGGCCATTTCGACATGTCGGCCTATGACGCCTACCTCGCCGGGCAGTTGCAGGACTATGCCTATCCCGAGGAGAGCATTCGCGCGTCGCTGGCGAATCTGCCGCGGGTCGAGCTCTGA
- a CDS encoding DEAD/DEAH box helicase — protein MKFTELNLPAEVLKGIESVGFTDLTPVQEESIPLALSGHDVTGQAQTGTGKTAAFLISLFTRMLRNPQATGSDPRALILAPTRELVAQICEDAKGLGAFCPFKVQPIFGGIDYQKQRDALRGGVDVIVATPGRLIDYAKQKVFSFARIEFLVIDEADRMFDMGFIRDLRFILRRLPPFEKRQTMLFSATLSHRVRELAYEFMNLAERVEVEPEQVTAERVEQILFHVSRREKFPLLLGLLAKEAQATRVLIFVNTKREAEHLTERLRANDFRAAVISGDIPQPKRMRILSEFKSGQLRFLVATDVASRGIHVDEVTHVINYDLPQDPEDYVHRIGRTARAGALGKAISLADEDLVLHLGDIEEYIGRRIPSAVPGEDDFFWDYKRPHPRKKAPVPEKAAPSGERKRPPRRRRPRRKPTDGGATSS, from the coding sequence ATGAAATTTACCGAGCTCAATTTACCGGCCGAGGTTCTCAAGGGCATCGAGAGCGTCGGTTTTACCGATCTGACTCCGGTGCAGGAAGAATCCATCCCCTTGGCATTGTCCGGTCACGATGTCACCGGACAGGCGCAGACCGGCACCGGCAAGACCGCGGCCTTTCTCATCTCCCTGTTCACGCGCATGCTGCGCAACCCTCAGGCGACCGGCAGCGACCCCCGCGCCCTGATCCTCGCTCCGACCCGTGAGCTGGTGGCGCAGATCTGCGAGGACGCCAAGGGGCTTGGCGCATTCTGTCCGTTCAAGGTGCAGCCGATTTTCGGCGGCATCGACTACCAGAAGCAGCGCGACGCCCTGCGCGGCGGAGTCGATGTCATCGTCGCCACGCCGGGGCGGCTCATCGACTACGCCAAGCAGAAGGTGTTCAGTTTCGCGCGCATCGAATTTCTGGTCATCGATGAGGCCGATCGCATGTTCGACATGGGCTTTATCCGCGATCTGCGCTTCATTCTGCGCCGCCTGCCGCCTTTTGAAAAACGCCAGACCATGCTGTTTTCCGCCACCCTGTCGCACCGCGTGCGCGAACTGGCCTACGAATTCATGAACCTCGCCGAGCGCGTGGAGGTCGAGCCGGAACAGGTGACCGCCGAGCGTGTCGAGCAGATTCTCTTTCATGTGTCGCGCCGCGAGAAATTTCCCCTGCTGCTTGGCTTACTGGCCAAGGAAGCGCAGGCCACGCGGGTGCTGATCTTCGTCAACACCAAGCGCGAGGCCGAGCATCTCACCGAGCGCCTGCGCGCCAATGACTTTCGCGCGGCGGTCATCTCCGGCGACATCCCGCAGCCCAAGCGCATGCGCATTCTCAGCGAGTTCAAAAGCGGACAACTGCGTTTTCTGGTGGCCACCGACGTGGCCTCGCGCGGCATTCATGTCGATGAGGTGACGCACGTCATCAATTACGATCTGCCGCAGGATCCCGAGGATTACGTGCATCGCATCGGTCGCACGGCGCGCGCCGGCGCTCTGGGCAAGGCGATCTCCCTGGCCGATGAGGATCTGGTGCTGCATCTGGGCGACATCGAGGAATACATCGGGCGGCGCATTCCCAGTGCGGTGCCGGGGGAGGATGATTTTTTCTGGGATTACAAACGTCCACATCCCCGCAAGAAGGCGCCGGTTCCCGAAAAGGCGGCCCCGAGCGGCGAGCGCAAGCGTCCTCCGCGTCGGCGCCGCCCGCGTCGCAAGCCCACCGACGGCGGCGCAACCTCGTCCTGA